Genomic segment of Vanacampus margaritifer isolate UIUO_Vmar chromosome 13, RoL_Vmar_1.0, whole genome shotgun sequence:
CAGGAAGTGACGAAGGAGGAAGTGGTCGAGACCGCCTGGGCGACGTCCAAGCGGCCGCAAACGGGACATTTTTCAAGTTGGCGTCTCACTGAGTCTTAATTCGTTTGAGGTTGCAAAACGTTGCAAAGATTCTCTCCGACACTCTTTATCCTCTCAAACCCGTTTTCTTGTCGTGGAGACATTGTCAAAATGGGATTGTTGAGCGGGTTTGCCGTCTTGTCATGAATCGGAAGGTCAAGCAATTGCGGTTTGGCTCCTGACGTCAGCACACCTTGAAAAGGTGTCGCTGTCCAATTGAGAGCTGATCGTTTTAGAAGGAAACGTTTCTTCAAAGCCAACACGCCGGCGGCAGCTCACGAAAAGCCAAACAATTCGGCAAGTTTGCAATGGAGTCAGCATGTGGACGAGCCTGTCCGGTTCTGGCGCGGCCCCTTGGAGGAATCATTAGCAGCAGCTGCGATGACGAGCCCGTGCGCTCGTTAGGTTCTCGCGCCAAAAACCCTTGAATCGCCCTTTTGAGGTCTTTGTCGGTCCTCGAGGGAAAAGTCACCTTTGGACTTGCCGTCTTGTCGATGATCGGCTTCATTTGTCATTGATTGATTGCTGGATtgatggatgtgtgtgcgtgttcagtCTAGGTCTGATCTCGGACTCGTTCCACATGTTCTTCGACTGCACGGCGCTGCTGGCCGGCCTGGCGGCCTCCGTCATCTCCAGGTGGCGCTCTAACGACCGCTTCTCTTACGGGTGAGGCGGGacctgatgacatcacagacgCACGGGGGCGGGCCCACCGGTCATTAAcagtgagcgtgtgtgtgtgtgtgtgtgtgtgtgcgcgcgcgtcaGGTATGTCAGAGCCGAGGTCATTGGCGGCTTCGTCAACGGGCTCTTCCTCATCTTCACCGCCTTCTTTATCTTCTCGGAAGGAGTCGAggtaacacgcacgcacgcacgcacgcacatcaaATGGGAAAGTGTAagacgcgcgtgtgtgtgtgtgcgtgtgtgtgtgcgtgcgccagAGGGCCCTGGAGCCTCCCGACGTTCATCACGAGCGTCTTCTTCCCGTGTCGGTGGCCGGCCTGCTCGTCAACCTGGTGGGAATTTTCGTTTTCCAACACGGAGGACACGCACACTCGCACGGAGAACAAGGTAACGCACACGCGTGTGCGCACCAACCCTGCacaaaatatgcagaaaatCCACATATTGTCAATAACGCATagacatgcaataagtttcaGATGACGCTTTCATCTGAATTTGACCAATCGGACGCAACTTTAAATGGAAACTTTTTCACGCTCATTAATTAAGAATAGTTGACTTATTTTCCCAAAATTGCAATAGTATTGATTTTGTAATATTCAATATAACTATAACGCatattgcatatttttccaatatttttccaatatttcGCTGTCATCCGTTGTCTCCGCCCACCTCAGCACACGGACACAGCCATTCGCTGTTTAATGGCACCGCGGGCCACGGGCACGCCCACCACGGACACGCTCACGATGGACATGGAGGCCACGCCCACCACGGACACACTCACGATGGACATGGAGGCCACGCCCACCACGGACACACTCACGATGGACATGGAGGCCACGCCCACCACGGGCACGAAAGCCACACCCACCACAGCGATCACCACGGCGATCACAGTCACCATGATCTTGATGGTGAGGTCACATGACGTGACgtgatgatgacatcacgcgACAactgacgtgacgtgacgtgacgtgacgtgacgtgttGTGTCGACAGACGAACGCCGTCCGGGTTCCAGTAAGCAGATCCTTCAAGGTGAGTTCACAAGATGGTGAGGTGGTTGCCATAGCAACGCGAGGGCGCCACTGAGCCAGGGGTCAAAAGTGGTGGCACTCGCTGAGGtgcctttgttgtttttttgtgtgtgtgtcattttctGACATGActtggtgtgtgcgtgcgcggcAGGCGTGCTGCTGCACATCATGGCCGACACACTTGGCAGCGTTGGCGTGATCGTTTCGGCTCTTCTGATGCAGAACTACAACCTGATGATCGCTGACCCCATCTGCTCTATGCTCATCGCCGTCCTCATCGGAGTCAGGtggcacgcgcacacacatgcacgcacacgcacacgccagGGGTTGAAACAACGAGCGGACGTGCCgactgtgacgtcatttgtagtttgtagtaaaaaataaaatctcaattttATTGGAGTCATTCTGGACGAttatgattgaaaaaaaaaacatttcattccaaagatttttttgtttgtttccgtCGCAGTTTGTAACGGCGACATTGAAAAGTGACGCATCGAGGTGTCAAACTTTGGTTTGGCGGCgtgatgacgtcatcatcagCAAAGGCAGCAAGCCCCGTTTGACACTTGCGCAATAACTGGTCAAAACGACACACGCGTGTGGACCGACCCAAACGTGTCGATGTGTGCAAATTGGAGGCGACGGCGGCcgcaacatttgtttttggtgCTGGTGGAAAATCCATTTTTTGTGTCCGGCGTGGCAACAAACGTCTTCAGGATTGTTCGACGCGCGTGGACACGCAGAAGGTCACATGACTTTGCAGGTGAccgttttttgtgtttgtcgtCAGCGTTGTTCCGTTGCTGCGAGAGTCCATCGGCATCTTGATGCAGAGAACGCCGCCGGCCTTGGAGGGCGCCCTCCCCGAGTGCTACCAGCGGGTACGTCACCTCCGGCCAAgcgcccgccgccgccgacgACTCCCTGCGTTTGCGTGTGACACGTGCGGCCGGCGCCACCTGCAGGTGCAGCAGCTTGACGGCGTGTACAACGTGCAGCAGCCGCACTTTTGGACTTTGTGCAGCGACGTGTACGTGGGGACCCTCAAAGTGCTCGTGGCCCCCGACGCCGACGCTCGCTGGATACTCAGTCAGACGCACAACATCTTCACGCAGGTGCCAACCCTTcatacgcacacgcacgcacgcacgaccGCTGCTACACTCGTGTATGTCGAGTATGGAAGTGGGAGGGGCATCCAGAATGGTGAGAAATGCGGACATTGACGACATGCCACCGTGTCCTAGTGGCAAGGGTTTGAATTTAGTAGCTGGTATCGGCGTCCTTCCCAAGAactcgataccttgaaataagggtTCGGGTTCGTCCACTTGACAACAGGCCCGTTGGCCATTTTGGCCTCAACATCCTCATGGCTACTTTCAAGTCACCTCGGTGCCCTTTCGgcctttttgtctcatttttgggggaaggCACATCTGGATAGGacgtttgttatgtttttttttttttgtctgcaaaTTGTCACCACGTCAGCAGCAGCAAAaagactgttgttgttgttttggcgTCCCCTGCTGTTAACTTTTGTGTGCGCAGGTTGGCGTTCGGCAACTCTACGTGCAAATCGACATGGCCGCCATGTAGAGGCTCCTCCCCCTCTGGACTCTGGGACCAATGGCAGTCCGTGGCGATGACCTCATCTCGGGGTCACGGTGGGACCTTTTGGGGGAGGGGCCCACTCTCACCAATCCCACCGACCAAACAGCCCCGCCCCCTCGGAGCAGGGAATTGTGGGAAAGTGCCTTTGCGATTCATCATGGCCCCGCCCACTGACAAAGTGCTGCCAGCTgattgcttgtgtgtgcgtgtgccaaACCATGTGACCAGTCTCACCTCAGCAGTAATAAAAAACTACTTGAGGTCAATTTTGATTGATTACATGCTAagttatgtttattgatgaCATCATGTTGTAGGATGataggaaacaggaagtgagtgtgtcacttcctgtttgatttTCGTACACTACAATTCCCATGATGCATGTGAGCGACAACCTTTAAAGGGCAGCACAAGACGAGGTCACGAGGTCGTCGTCGTCAGTGCGGCAGATGGAAAAACGTTTGATTGTTTCGCAACTTGTCAGCTGCCGAGTTGTCGTTGTTGGCGAGGGTCGAGCACGTTTTATGCTTGACAACAAAAATCGTTTTGATCAGCAAGACCAAACAAAGTCACTGAAAAGTCCTGAAGAAAAAAGCCTGCAAAAAGGTGCTGATTGCGgcatcaaaaatgttgatctcGCGGTCCACAAAATTCTTCCGTCACGTGTTGTCAAGCAAGCAAAGCGATTGATGATTTTTGGAGACGATTTTGAAGATTGACaaaccttttttggggggaccaAAACCTTTTGTTTACATTGAAATCTTCACAAATTACATTTATGAATGTTTTTATGGATGGGAGACGCAtgtatcaatcaattaatcaatcaatggTGTGCGCAGTCTCCAAGATTGGGAAGCGCCAATCCGACATGCCCACGTTAGGAGTTGTCATGGCGACGGAGAAGCGTCAGGACGTCGTCGTCTTGCGCGTGGAGTCGCAACATGTCCGCCTCCAGGGGGTGGAGCCTGCCGGTGACGACCAGCGAGTGGAGCGGCGCGCCAAGGTCGCACGAGGTCATCTGCTCCAACGTGGCCGTGCGGATCTCCTGGTCGGCGGCGCCCAGCCTGGCCACG
This window contains:
- the slc30a7 gene encoding zinc transporter 7 translates to MLPLSIKDDEYKPAKFSLVLKLSGWIRSILADKTSRNLFFFLCLNLSFAFVELSYGIWSNSLGLISDSFHMFFDCTALLAGLAASVISRWRSNDRFSYGYVRAEVIGGFVNGLFLIFTAFFIFSEGVERALEPPDVHHERLLPVSVAGLLVNLVGIFVFQHGGHAHSHGEQAHGHSHSLFNGTAGHGHAHHGHAHDGHGGHAHHGHTHDGHGGHAHHGHTHDGHGGHAHHGHESHTHHSDHHGDHSHHDLDDERRPGSSKQILQGVLLHIMADTLGSVGVIVSALLMQNYNLMIADPICSMLIAVLIGVSVVPLLRESIGILMQRTPPALEGALPECYQRVQQLDGVYNVQQPHFWTLCSDVYVGTLKVLVAPDADARWILSQTHNIFTQVGVRQLYVQIDMAAM